The region CAATTATTTTAGTAGGAGTCGGAACTAGTTAGACCGATGATAAAGCAAATCACCATTTAACAAGGAGGTTAACCCAGTGCACTACTCTCGCATTGTGGGCTCTTAGGAAGGTCAATTATACAGAGTCCTATCCTTCCTTAGCAAAGAGACTGTTTCCTGACCAATCACCATTTCACAGAGATCAATTATATTAAACTCTGCCTCTCAATTCATCTCTCAAAGCAATTCATGCATAAAGAATTGTTAATTTGTACAAACTTTAAGCCTTGGTCGTGTGGAGCTTGACAATCTCACTCGCTACATCCATTTCTCTCAAAGGCACTAGGTTTTTGCAACGATTCTCTTGTTTGGCTGTATTTTATTTCTGAAAACTTATCTagtgtttcaaattcattttgacTTCGCTTCACCAGATGGGGGAACTCAAGAAGTTGGTTGAAGAAGGCAAAATAAAGTATATTGGTCTATCTGAGGCCTCTGCTTCAACAATCAGAAGAGCTCACGCTGTTCATCCAATTACAGCAGTCCAATTAGAATGGTCTTTGTGGACAAGAGATGTGGAGGAAGACATAGTTCCAACTTGCAGGTGAGATATCTGTTATGCTAACAAACCTGTAGGCATAATTGGCATTCCAATTTTCTAATTTGAATCCTCTTGAATTGTTCAGAGAGCTTGGCATTGGGATTGTTGCATATAGTCCATTAGGAAGAGGATTCTTTTCTTCAGGTCCCAAGATTGTTGAGAACATCTCAAATAACGACTACAGAAAGGTTTGTGTACAACACATAATACTTTACTTTCGGAATGTAACTCTGTTAGGCAATATTGAAGCAATGCTATTCTGAAATTTTAGCAAGTTTTCTCATAGTAATATTTGgcatttataataaattttatggatgataaaaagatgaagaatagtAAAGCAACTGGGCTAGATTATATCCTGATGGAAGCCTGGCAATGAATGGTAAAAGAGAGCAATTTTTGGATAACAAAATTTCTTAATGTGATCTTTAAATTAAGGACGTCACATGAGTGGAGAAGACGCtgaaaattgtgaaaatgatAAAGAGGAATCAAGAAGCTGggaaaaacttccatatagTGGCCTTAGTTTATTAACTTATTTCATCATCGATGGTCTCTAATTCCATAGAAAGTCAGCTTTCGGTTTTGCATGATGACTATCAATTTGGTCTTTCATCTTGCATGCATGTTTTGTTCAGAGCACCTTTCTTGAGTAACCGGCAGATTTGTTGTTTAATGGCGAATTATGTGTTTCGTCTTTTACAGACAGTCCCAAGATTCCAGGGTGAGAATCTCAAACACAATAACATCATATTCGAGCGGGTTACGGACATGGCAGTAAAGAAGGGGTGCACCACTGGGCAGCTAGCGTTGGCTTGGGTTCATCACCAGGGGCGAGATGTGTGTCCTATTCCTGGCACCACCAAGATTGAAAACTTCAATCAAAATATTGGAGCCTTGTCAGTAAAACTAACGCGAGAAGAAATGGCTGAACTGGAATCGATTGCATCTGCTGATGCAGTTAAGGGTGACAGACACAGAGGCCTGGTCCCTTCTTGGAAGGAATCGGAGACTCCACCCGTGTCCTCATGGGGAACTGAATAAAAACGCTGCTTTCCCATATACCGGTTGTTCAACCTGAGATATAAGAAAACTATTTCCGTGCTTGTGCTTTTGGAGTGCTTGGATTCTGTTGTTGGTTCATATACAAAACCATACTAGGGTGCTTTCGGCAGGAGCAGGGCTACCCCTTGTGATTGTAGTCACGTTTGGACTTGGCTAATAAGAAAGCACTTTTCCTTCACACTATGTTCTGTAGATGggattgtaaaaatatttgcaTACTTTACAGTTGTCCTGGCAATTCTATAAGATCTATGAACACAAGATCGACATATTTCACAACACATCATGGCTAAAGAAAGAATAGGCTCCTTTTATGGTGTAAATCTCTAACTAATCGATAGGTCTGTGACagtttttgtttgatttgtaaTACAGGATTGAGTCACTTAGACGATTACTAAGCAGAGGTCTAGTCCTGCTAATGGCAACATGAGAAGCTCTTTAACTATGGGAACAGCCTGACCCTAGAACTGAACTTTGTGGGTTGAGAACCTACTTGCAAAGTTGACTTGAAGACCGGGCTAATGCTAAGTGAAGCTGAATTAACACTGCAATTAAGGTTGCTAGATGCTGCTTGAGAGATAAAAAGAAGACTCCTTACAATTGATTCCACCCAAACAGGTAACAATTagcctaatttaattttcatttgcCTTTTGAAACATTGTAAATGTGTAGAACATGATGGAAATGATGCCTATATTGTTTATCTTAAAATACAATAGAGTAGATCAAAAATTGATAGAGACAATGAATCTACCCAAAGAACCCTAATATTCGTGGAAAACCACCAGATATACTTTATCTTTGAAGCAATctagaataattatatatataaaaaaaggtcatttttaccaaaaaataaaaataaataaggcaataatgattatttaattaaaataattacctttATGATGTgataaataacaatttttttattattttattttattagagaCTGAAATATTTAGTCTCTAAAATGAGAAATGGAAAATTTCCGTCTTTGACTACAACTTAGAGAAGAAATTTTTTGCGTCTCAAAGATAGAATTTTTTCCACCTCAAATATTAGAGACAAAAGTTTTTCGTC is a window of Diospyros lotus cultivar Yz01 chromosome 10, ASM1463336v1, whole genome shotgun sequence DNA encoding:
- the LOC127811452 gene encoding probable aldo-keto reductase 4 — encoded protein: MAGVGRIKLGCQGFEVSAQGLGCMGMSAFYGPPKPEEEMIKLIHHAVNSGVTFLDTSDVYGPHTNEILLGKALKGGVREKVELATKFGIIMAGGKMEVRGNPAYVRAACEASLKRLDVDCIDLYYQHRIDTSLPIEVTMGELKKLVEEGKIKYIGLSEASASTIRRAHAVHPITAVQLEWSLWTRDVEEDIVPTCRELGIGIVAYSPLGRGFFSSGPKIVENISNNDYRKTVPRFQGENLKHNNIIFERVTDMAVKKGCTTGQLALAWVHHQGRDVCPIPGTTKIENFNQNIGALSVKLTREEMAELESIASADAVKGDRHRGLVPSWKESETPPVSSWGTE